From Streptomyces sp. SCSIO 75703:
GTCCGACCGGCGCCGGCAAGACCTCCGTCCTCGACGCCGTGTGCTACGCGCTGTACGGCTCCGTCCCCGGCGCCCGGCAGTCCGGCCAGGGCGCGACCCTGCGCAGCGACCACGCCGCCGCCGGTATCCGTACCGAGGTGCGCCTCGACCTCACCGTCGCCGGACGGCGGCTGGAGGTCACCCGGCAGCCGCCCTTCGAACGCCCCAAGCGGCGCGGCACCGGCACCACCGTCGACAAGGCCCAGAGCGGGCTGCGCGAGTACGACGCCGCGGCCGGTGCCTGGAAGGACCTGAGCCGTTCCCACCAGGAGATCGGCGAGGAGATCACCCAGCTCCTCGGCATGAGCCGCGAACAGTTCTGCCAGGTCGTCCTCCTGCCCCAGGGCGACTTCGCCCGGTTCCTGCGCGCCGACGCCGAGGCCCGCGGCAAACTGCTCGGCCGCCTCTTCGACACCCGGCGCTTCGCGGAGGTCGAGAAGCGTCTCGCGGACCGGCGCCGCGGTGCCGAGGCCCGGGTGCGGGAGGGTGACGCCGCGCTGCTGGCCGACGCCCACCGCATGCAGCAGGCCGCCGGCGACGTCATGGAGCTGCCCGAGGCGGCGCCGGGCGAACCGGGACTGGCCGAGGCGGTCCTCGGCGCCGCCGCCGTCGCCCGCAGCACCGCCCGCGAACAGCTCACCATCGCCGACCGGTGGCTCGCGGCGGCCGAGTCCGCGCACGCCGCCGCCGAACGCGACCTCGCCGACACGCGCGAACTGCACCGCCTCCAGCACCGGTACGCCGAGACACGCCGACGCGCCGCCCGGCTCGCCGAACGCGCCGACGCCCACCGCGAGGCGCAGGAACGCCGGGAGCGCGCCCGCCGCGCCGAGACCGTCGCCCCCGCGCTGGAACTGCGGGACGCCACCGACACCGAGCACCGGCGGGCCGCCACCGCCGAGACCCACGCGCGTGCCCGGCTCCCCCAGACCCTCGCGGACGCCGGCGCGGACGCGCTGGCCACCGCCGCCCGCCGCGCCGCCGAGGACCTGGGCGCCCTGGAGCCGGCCCGCCGCGCGGAACGGCGCCTGACCGCCCTCCTCGCCGAACGCGACACGCTCGACCGGCAGGACGGCTCCGACGAAGACCTCCGGCACGACGCCGAGAGCTGGCTCGACGACTGGGAACGGACCCGCGCCGGCCTCCAGGCCCGCGTCGACACCGCCCTGACGGCCGTGACCCAGGCCGAACAGCTCGCGGCCCTGCGCGAACCCGCCCAGCGCCGGCTGCGGGCCGCCCGGGACCGCGACCGGCTCACCGCCGACGCCGAAGAGGCCCGGCGGCGCTTGCTCACCGCCGCCGAAGAGGCCGCCACCGCCCGCGACCACTGGCTCGACCTCAAGGAACAGCGGCTCCGGGGCATCGCCGCCGAACTCGCCGCCCACCTCACCGAGGGCCGGCCCTGCGCGGTCTGCGGCGCCACCGAACATCCCGCCCCCGCCCGCAAGGACGCCGGGCACATCGACCGCGACGCCGAGGAACACGCCCTCGACGCGAGCCGACGGGCCGACGCCGCGCGCGCCGCCGCCGCACAGCACGAGGCCACCGTACGCACGGCCCTGGCCGCCGCGACCGAGGAGGCGGGGGACACCCCCACCGCCGAACTGGCCGAGCGCGCCGCCGCCCTGGAAGGCCGGCACGCGCGGGCCCGTGCCCTCGCCTCCGGGCTCCACGCCGCACAGGAGGAACTGCGCCGCGCCGAGGCGGAACGCGAACAGCGCGTCGAGGCCCGGCAGCAGGCCGCCGTCCGCGCCGCCGCCCGCGTCGGCACGCGCGACCGGCTGGAACGGGAACTCGCCACGCTGGAGGAGGAGCTGACGCGAGCCCGCGCCGGCGCCGACAGCGTGGCCGAGCGCGCCGGACGGCTGGAGCGCCGGGCCGCCCTGCTCACCGAGGCGGCCGACGCCGTCCGCATGGCGGAGGACACCGCCCGGCGGCTCAAGGACGCCGACGCCCGTCTCGCCGACGCCGCCTTCCGGGCCGGTTTCGACACGCCCGTCGAGGCCGCCGCCGCACTCCTCGACGACACCGCCCACCGCGAGCTGCAACGCCGCCTGGACGACTGGCAGCACGAGGAGGCCGCCGTCCGCGCCGCCCTCGCCGAACAGGACGCCGCCGACGCGGCCCGGCGGCCCGAAGCCGACCTCCCCGCCGCCGAACGCGCCGTCGCCGACGCGGCCCGGCGGCTGCGCGAGGCAGCCTCCGCGCGCGACGACGCCGCCCGTCGATGCGCCGAACTCGACCGGCTGTCCGCGCGCGCCACGGAAGCCGTCCGCCGGCTGGCCCCGCTCCGCGAGGAGTACACGCGCGTGGCCCGGCTCGCCGCCCTCGCCGCGGGCACCTCGGCGGACAACGAACGCCGGATGCGGCTGGAGTCGTACGTGCTCGCGGCCCGGCTGGAGCAGGTCGCCGCCGCCGCGACGGCCCGGTTGCGGCAGATGTCCTCCGGCCGCTACACCCTCGTCCACTCCGACGACCGGGCCGGCCGCGGGCGCAGCGGCCTCGGCCTGCACGTGGTCGACGCCTGGACCGGCCGCGAACGGGACACGGCGACGCTCTCCGGAGGCGAGACCTTCTTCGCCTCCCTGGCCCTCGCGCTCGGCCTCGCCGACGTGGTCACCGACGAGGCCGGCGGGGTGCGGCTGGACACCCTCTTCATCGACGAGGGCTTCGGCAGCCTCGACGAACAGACCCTCGACGAGGTCCTCGACGTCCTCGACTCGCTGCGCGAGCGGGACCGCAGCGTCGGCATCGTCAGCCACGTCGCCGACCTGCGGCGCCGCGTCCACGCCCAACTGGAGGTCGTCAAGGGCCGGTCGGGCTCGACGCTGCGGCAGCGGGGAGCGGACTGACGGTCACCCCGCCGGGCCGCCACACAGGAGGCGGTCGGGGCCGGGAGCCGTCGCCGGCCGGCGGCGCGGGCGACGGCACCCGTGCAGGCCGCGTCACAGGGCGCGAGACGCGGAGCCGGGCGTGGTGCGGTGGGCGGACGACGCGGCCGGCCCGGCGACGCCTGCGGCGGCCGCGACCCCCGTACGCGTCGGCCCGCACCCCGGCCGGTACGCCGTCCGCCCCCCCCGCGGCACGCCCCGGACCGGAGACCCGGCTCACCGTCGTCCACCTCGGACGGCCCGCCGACGGCCGGCACCGGGCCGGCACCGGGGCGCCCCGGGCGTCCCGGTGCCGGCGGCGGCCCGTCGGCCCCGCGCGTGGCCCGCCACGGACGGGGCGCGACGGGCCGCCGCGCGGGCCGGTTCAGAGGCGCGACAACTCGTCCACCAGGTCGTCCAGACCGAGGGAGCCCTGCGAGAGGGCCGCCATGTGCCACGCCTTGGGGTCGAAGGCGTCGCCGTGCCGCTCCCGCGCCTTCTCCCGGCCCAGCAGCCAGGCGCGCTCCCCGAGCTTGTAGCCGATCGCCTGCCCCGGGATCGTCAGGTAGCGGGTCAGCTCGCTCTCCACGAAGTCCGCCGGACGGCTGCTGTGCGCGCCGAAGAACTCCTGCGCCAGCTCCGGCGTCCACCGCTCGCCCGGGTGGAACGGCGAGTCCGCCGGGATCTCCAGCTCCAGGTGCATGCCGATGTCGACGATGACCCGCAGCGCCCGCATCATCTGCGCGTCCAGGTACCCGAGCCGCTGCTCCGCGTCCGTGAGGAACCCCAGTTCGTCCATGAGCCGCTCCGCGTACAGCGCCCAGCCCTCGGCGTTGGCGCTGACCATGCCGACCGACGCCTGGTAGCGGGAGAGGTCGCTCGCCACGTGCGCCCACTGGGCGAGCTGGAGGTGGTGGCCCGGCACGCCCTCGTGGTACCAGGTCGACACCAGGTCGTAGACCGGGAAGCGGGTCTGGCCCATCGTGGGCAGCCAGGTCCGGCCGGGCCGCGAGAAGTCCTCCGACGGAGGCGTGTAGTAGGGGGCCGCCGCACTGCCCGGCGGGGCGATGCGCGACTCCACCTTCCGGACCCGCTCGGCGAGTTCGAAGTGGGTGCCGTCCAGCGACTCGATCGCCTGGTCCATCAGGCCCTGGAGCCAGTCGCGGACCTCGTCGACCCCCTCGATGTGCCGCCCGTGCTCGTCCAGGTGCGCGAGCGCCACCCACGGCGTCCCGGCACCGGGCAGGACCTTCTCCGCCTCCTTCCGCATCTCCGCCAGGAGCCGGTGGTACTCGGCCCAGCCGTACGCGTACGCCTCGTCCAGGTCCAGGTCGGTGCCGTTGAAGTAGCGCGACCAGCGGGCGTAACGCTCCCGGCCCACCGTGTTCGGCGCGTCCTCGACCGCGGGCGCGTACACGTCCCGCATCCAGTCCCGCAGCTCCACCACGGCCGCGGTCGCGCCCCGCGCCGCCTCGTCCAGCTCCGCGCGCAGCGCCTCGGGGCCGGCCGCCGCGAAGTCCTCGAACCAGCCGCGCCCCTCCCCGGTGTCCGCCCACTCGCCGAGCTGTCCGACGAAGGTGGCGGTCGGCCGGGGCGCCGCGTACAGCCCGCGCTCCAGGCCCAGCGCGAGGGAGGCGCGGTAGCCCGCGAGCGCGTCCGGCACCGCGCGCAGCCGCTCGGCGATCCGCGCCCAGTCCTCGTCCGTGCCGGTCGGCGTCACCGTGAACACCTCCCGCACCGAGTGCGCGGCGGTGCCCATGTTGCCCACCGAACGCAGCCCCTCGTCGGCCTCGTGCACGGCGAGTTCGGCGGTCAGCCGCTCGCGCAGCAGCCGGGCGCAGCGGCGCTCCACGTCGCTGTCGCCGCCGGGCCGGCGCTCCGCCTCGTCGAGCCGGGCGAGGGTGGTCCGGGCCAGTTCCGCCAGGGCCTCCTGCCCCGCGGGGGAGAAGTCGGGCAGCCGTCCGGAACTCTCCTGCACGCCGAGGTAGGTACCGGTGACCGGGTCGAGGGCGATGAGGTCGTCGACATAGGCGTCGGCGACCTCGCGGGGCAGCGGGCTCTTCGTCTCTGACATGCGGACATCCTCGTACGGATAGCGGTGCCGCGTCAGCCCGCCGGGGACGGTCGCGGCGCCCCGGTGCCCGGATTTCGCTCAGGGCGTGGCGGGTGGCAGCAGCGGCCCGCACTCCCACTGCTGGAAGATCAGCCGTGTCTCCACCCGGGCCACCTCGCGCCGGGACGTGAACTCGTCCAGTACCAGCCGCTGGAGGTCCGCCATGTCCGCGACGGCGACGTGCACGAGGTAGTCGTCCGGTCCGGTCAGGTGGAAGACCGTCCGTGACTCCGGCAGCGCCCGGATGCGGTCGACGAACGGACCGACCAGTTCCCGCCGGTGCGGGCGCACCTGCACCGACAGCAGCGCCTGGAGCCCGCGCCCCAGCCTCGCCGGGTCCAGCTCCAGCCGGTGGCCGAGGATCACCCCTGCCCGCCGCAGCCGGGTCACCCGGTCCAGGCACGTCGACGGGGCGACCCCCACCTGCGCGGCGAGGTCCCGGTAGGTGGTCCGGGCGTCGTTCTGCAACAGCCGCAGCAGATGGAGATCGACCGGATCGAGTACGACGGAATCGGCCATCGGCCGAACGTAGCACGGCATGCCGCCTCGGCGGCCCGGCCGCTGTTCACCCTTCGGCCATGGACACTGCGCGCACGCCCACGCCATCCGCCGACGACGTACGCTCCACCGCGCCCCGGGGCCGGGCCCTGGCCACCGAGGCGGTGCACGCCGGCCGCGACGACCTCGCCGGCCGGGGACTGCACGCCCCGCCCATCGACCTGTCGACGACGTACCCCTCGTACGACAGCCGCGGCGAGGCCGCCCGCATCGACGCCTTCGCCGCCACCGGCGCCGACCCCGACGGCCCGCCCGTCTACGGGCGGCTCGGCAACCCGACCGTCGCCCGCTTCGAGACCGCCCTCGCCCGGCTGGAGGGCACCGAGTCCGCGGTCGCCTTCGCCAGCGGCATGGCCGCGCTCAGCGCCGTCCTGCTCGCCCGCGCCGCCTCGGGACTGCGCCACGTCGTCGCCGTACGCCCCCTGTACGGGTGCAGCGACCACCTGCTGACCGCCGGCGTGCTCGGCACGGAGGTCACCTGGACCGACCCGGCCGGCATCGCCGACGCGCTGCGCCCGGACACCGGTCTGGTGCTGGTGGAGACCCCGGCCAACCCCACTCTCGCCGAGGTCGACCTGCGGGCCGTCGCCCACGCCTGCGGCTCGGTGCCGCTGCTCGTGGACAACACCTTCGCCACGCCGGTCCTCCAGCGCCCCGCCGAACACGGCGCCCGGATCGTGCTGCACAGCGCCACCAAGTACCTCGGCGGGCACGGGGACGTGCTGGCCGGGGTCGTCGCCTGCGACGAGGAGTTCGCCGGGGCCCTGCGGCAGGTGCGCTTCGCCACGGGCGGCGTGCTCCACCCGCTCGCCGGCTACCTGTTGTTGCGCGGGCTGTCCACCCTGCCGGTCCGGGTGCGCGCCGCCTCCGCCAACGCCGCCGGCCTCGCCCGGCGCCTCGCCGCCGACCCGCGCGTGGCCCGCGTCCACTACCCGCGGCTCGGCGGCGCGATGGTCTCCTTCGAGGTCCACGGCGACCCGCACGAGGTGATCTCCCGGGTCCGCCTGATCACCCCGGCGGTCAGCCTGGGCAGCGTCGACACGCTCATCCAGCACCCCGCCTCCATCAGCCACCGCATCGTGGACGCCGACGACCGGCGCGGCGCCGGGGTGAGCGACCGGCTGCTGCGGCTGTCGGTGGGCCTGGAGGACGCCGACGACCTGTGGGCCGACCTGGACGCGGCGCTCGGGGAGCCGGCGTCGGCCGACGGTGGCGCCGGGGTCGCGGAGGCCGAGGGGGCTGCCGGGGCCGGCGGGCCCGGCGGGGCCGTCGATGTTGTCGAGGCGCGGCCGGTGGCGGCCGGGTGAGGTGATCCCGGTCAGTCCCGGCCCACCCGTTCCCCGTACGGGAGGCGCGGCGGAGCCGGGACCGCGTCGAGGCGGGCGGTGAGGACGAGGGTGCCCTCCTCGACCCGGTAGTCGAGGGGGAGGCCCAGCCCGCGCATGGCGGCGACCATCCCCGTGTTGGAGGCCCGCGTCACGGCGTACACGCTCGCGCAGCCCGCCTCGACGGCCATCTCGACCAGCCGGGCCAGCAGGGCGCGGCCGATGCCGCGCCGCTGCCACTCGTCCTCGACGAGCAGCGCGACCTCCGTCTCGTCCCCGTCCCACAGCAGATGGCCGAGGGCGACGATCCGCCCCGGGCCCGTGCGCGCGGCGACGCTGCGGCCGTGGTGCGGACCGAGCAGGTGGCGCAGGTACCGGTCGGCGTCCCCGGCGGGGCCGTGGTAGCGCAGCCCGAGGGTCCGCGCCGAGCAGCGCCCGTGCATCGCCTTCGCCGCGTCGAGGTCCTGGGCGCCGGCCCGGCCCAGGGTGGCACCGCTCCGGGGCAGGGCCGTCGCCTCCCGGCCGGCCGGAGCCCGGGGGCCGAGCCGGGCGTCCAGCGCGACCAGGGCCCTGGCCCGCGCGAACTCGGCCGGGGTGAACGGCGGATGCGGCCGTTCCACCCTGATCACCCCGCCGTCCGGGGCGCGCAGCCGCAGCACCGTCTCCCCGAACTCGCCCTCCTCGGGGACGTCCGGTTCCCCCGACACGGGGGCGGGCCGGGTCCGGATGCCGCACCGGCCGATCAACTGGCGCAGCGCCAGCGGGAGTTCGGTGGAGTCCAGCGCCGTGCGGGCCGCGAGGCCGAGGACCCGGGCCGGGGTGTCCACCAGGTCGTGCGCGTCGGCCCGCTCGGTCCAGGTGTCACTTCCGCCCGCCACCGACGCCACCCGGGCCAGCCCGGCCCCCGACAGCGTCCCGGGGGCCCGGAGCAGGAACTCGTCCACCGTGCCCTCGGCCAGGGGGTGCGTCTGGAGGCTCAGGATGTCCACTCCTCGGTCGGCGAGCGCCGCGCACAGCGCGGCCAGCGATCCCGGTGTGTCCCGCACGGTCGTCCGCATCCGCCACAGGACGCCGCCGCCGGCGCCGGCGCCGTCCGCGCTTCCGTGCCGGGCGCCCGTGTGGGCGGGCGCGGTGTCGGCCGTGGCGTGGGCGGACGCGGTGGTGCCGGTCGCCGGGCGGGCGGGGAGCGGTTCGGTGCGGTCAACGGTACGGCTGCCCGGCCCGGAGCGGGCGCCGCCGGTGTCCGCCCCGCCCGTGCCGTCCGTGGGCCGTGCGGACCGGCGGCGCCGGGCCCGCCGGGCGGAGCACGCCGCCGTGGCGAGGAGCGCGAGCACCGAGGCGACGAGCATGACCGGGACACCGGGGCCGTACTCGACCGCGTGAGTCACGACGTCCGTCACCACAGTCATGTCTGGGCTCATGCCTCCACGGTGGACGAACCGTGTTGCCTGATCGAGAACGCCCTGTGACCGATGGGTTAATCGCCCATCCGCGGCCTTTGCCGACCATGTCGGCGGTATGAGTGCCCGGTGGCCCGGTGGCCCGGTGGCCCGGTGGCCCGGTGGCCCGGTGGCCCGGTGGCCCGGTGGCCGCGGCGCCGGCCCTCACACGGCGGCCACCTCCTCGGCCCGCGCCCCGCCCGCCGGTGCCCCGTCCGTCAGCGCGTGGCGCAGCCGCCGGGCCTGGGTGACCAGCCGGGACGCGCCGCGCCGGTCCGCCGCCCGCGCCAGGTGGGGCAGGTCGCCGCGGGCCCCCGTCCGCTCGGCGCACTCGGCGGCCACGGCCAGCAGGTCCCCGAGACCACGGGCCGGCACCGACGCGTCGAGGTCCGCCAGCAGGCCGGGCAGCGCCCGGCGCAGCACGAGCCACACGGTGCGGTGCGCCCCGGTCGCCGCGGCCGTCCGCAGCGCGTCGGCCGCCCGCAGGGGCTTGACGGCCCCGGACCGCACCAGTTCCCCGAGGTCCGCCCCCAGCCGCGCGTGGTCGAGGCCGCCGCGCGCCGCGAGCACCAGCAGGGCGTCGACGCCGGCGAGGCGGTCCTCGGCGTGCCGCGCCCCGAGCCCGTACGCCAGGCACAGGTGCACGGACTCGCCCGCCGCGCCTTCCGCCTCCACGAGACGGGGGAGTATCGAGCAGGGGCCCCGCTCGTCGTCCACGGCGGCCATGGACAGATCGCGCAGCATGCGCGCCGCGACCAGCTCGGGCTGCTCGGGAAGCAGGCCGAGCCAGTGCTGACGGGCCCCGCTGTACCAGTGGTAGCAGTAGCCGCGGGCCAGGCTCGCGCCGAGCGGGGCGCGCAGCAGGCTCAGTGGTTCGGGGAGATTGTCGGGCAGTCCCGTGGCCGCCTCCGTCTCGACCAGGACGCGGGTGTCGTGGGTGAGGCGGGTGACCCGCGGCAGGGGCCCCTCGGGCGCGGTCAGCCAGGCCGCGAGGCGCGTGCCCTCCTCGGTGCCCAGCGCCGCCGCGCGCTCCGCCGCCGCTCCGGCCGCCGTACGGTCGGCGCGGCGCACCCGCAACAGGGCCTGACCGAAGTCGACGGGGGCGATCCGCGTGCCGAGGCGGCGGCAGGTCTCCAGCCGGTCCACCAGCTCGCCGGGCTCCAGCACTCCGGTGCCCCAGGACGGCGTGGCGAGCAGCAACGGCAGCGGGTCGTCGATCAGCCGCCGGGCGATCTCCTCGAGCCGAGCCTCGAAGGGCCGGGCCAGGGAGCCGTGCGGGCAGGCGGTGTCCGGGGACGGCTGGCGCCGGATGCGCGCCGCGCCGGTCAGGGTCGCCAGCAGGAGGTCGAACCCACCGCCCGAGTCGAGCGGGACGTGGCGTCGTTCGAAGGAGGAGGCCACCTCGTGCCGGTCCCGGAACCGCCGGGGGCCGGCCCACCAACGGCGGCTGATCACCGGTTCGAGCGCGCTCAGCAACTCCTCCCGGTCCCGGTGCGCGTGCCGGACGAGGCCGTCCAGCGCGCGTTCGAAGGTGGCGACGTCCCCGCCGGACGCCAGCAGCGCGCCGATCTCCTCGGCCAGCTCGACCGCGGACCCGGGCGCCGGGGCCAGGCGGACCGGCCGGGGGACGGGAGGCAGCACCTCCGTGTGCCCGGCCGGCTCCTGGGCCGCGGGCGTCACCCCCAGGGCGCGGGCCGCGCGGGTGCGCAGGGCCGGGACCAACCCCCCTGCGGCCTCGGCGAGACCGGCCCGCAGCTCCGGGGCGGCGGCCTCGCCGAGGTGCCGCTCGACCAGCTTGAGCGCCCGCTCCTGGAGGTCGGAGTCCTCGTGCCCGAAGACCTGGGCGACGGCCGGCAGCACCTCCCCGGCCGCCGCCGGGTCCCGGGTCAGCACCTTGCCGAGCAGCACGAGCTGCGCCCGCACGAGTTTGCGTTCCGGACGGAACAGCACCGCCTCCGTCAGCTCCGTCAGGTGACGCGGCGACACCTCGCCGTCCAGGGCGAGGGCGCCCAGCACCGCCTGGGCGTGCGCGGCGACCGGTGCCGGCCCGTCCGAGGCCAGGGCCAGCCAGTCGGAGATCCGCCCGCGCTCCTCCTCCCGGGTGAGCGCCAGCTCCCGCAGCAGGCGCAGGAAGACCCGCTGGTCGACGAGGTTCCCCCCGCGCAGCAGCCGGGCCACGCAGGCGTCGACCGTCGCCGCCCGGTCGAGCGTGCCGTCGGCGACCAGCCGGTACAGCGACCCGATCCAGGTGTCGGGGCCGTCGCCGGACGGCCAGTCCAGCCAGGAACCGAGGCCGTCGGTCCGGAAGAGCGCGGCCACCAGCTCCCTCAGCCGTGGCTCCGCGCGGAGCCGGTCGAGGAGCGTGTCGTCGCGCCGGCCGGCACGGTTCACCGAGTCGACCCAGGCCCGCACGTACGCGTCCGTCGTCGGTATCGGGGCGCCGGAGAGCCGTGCCAGCCCGGACATCAGCTCGTAGGGGACCCGTGCCGTGAAGGGCCGTGCGGCGAGCCGCCGCACCACGTCGGCGAGCCAGCGGGGCTCCCGGTCGCCCAGGATGTCGATCAGTACCGCGGGCCGCGCCTGCGACCAGCGCATGTCGCTCGCCGCGAGCCAGCTCGACACGGCGACCGCGCCCGTCTGGCAGGCGGCGCCCGCCGCGTGCAGCGCCGGATGGGCCCGGCGCACCTCCGCCGACCAGCGGGCCGCCCTCAGCTCCCCGCGCAGCTCCTTCAACGCGGGGAACAACGCCCGGCGTTCGGGGTCGGTCATGCCGTCGAGCAGGCGCACCACCTCCGTCGTCCGGCCGGCCCGCACCGCGTCCAGCACGGCCGCGGCCACCGGGGCCGGAGCGGCCGTCGTGGGCGTCGCCTTCGCCGCCGTCGTCATCACGCGTTCTCCCCGGTCCCGATCGCCGTCTTCCGTGCCGCGGCACCACGCCGCGCCATCCGCACCGCCAGCGCGTGCTTGCAGGGGCCGCGCCCGCCCCGGTACGTGGCCCACCACAGGCAACTGCACGTCAGCACCCCGCCGGCCTCGCGCACCCGGTGCACGTGGCCGTCCTCGGCGGTCACCGTCCCCACCGCGCCGTCCAGCGTGACCGCGCCCGCCGCCACCAGGGCCTGGGCCGAGCGCAGCCGGGGGTTGTGCCGCTCCACGCGCCCCGCGTCGTACGGCAGCTCCCGGTGGAAGTAGGCCGCCTCCGCCGGGTCGTAACCGACCCGCCCCGAGGTGCCCAGGCGGACCAGCGCGGCGCGCACCCGCTCGGCGCGCAGGCCCGAGGCGGTGGCGAGGTCGGCGATGTCGATGCGGGGCTCCCAGGCGAGGAGCACCGAGACCAGCTCGGCGTCGTCGGCGGCCTCGTCGGTGGCGAGGGCGTCGAGCACCCCGCCCTCGCCGGAGAAACCGCGCGAGGCGTCCGGGGACACGGTGAGCGTCAGTCGCATCCCCGGCAGGACCAGCTCCCATGCGGAGGCGGTGGCCGCCGAGCCCGGCGTCGTACGGGGCCCGTAGACCCGCAGGGACGTCGCGTGACGCAGGGCGCGGCGCAGGGCGACCAGCCGCTCGGGGCCGGGCAGGCAGACCGCGCCGGGCACGGCCCGGGTGGTCGGCCGCAGGGTGCGTCCGGACGGCACCACCCACCGCGGGGCCGCCGCGGTGCTCTTGCCGCCGCCCGGCAGCGAGCGCAGGAAGCGGACCGCCTCGGCGGCGTCCAGCTCGGCCCGGAGATCGAAGCCGGCCGCGATCACCTGGGCCTCGGCGAAACCGCGCAGCCACCGGTCCGGCAACGGCACCTTCTTCTCCACGACGGGCCCGTCCAGGGTGGTGACGGCCAGCTCCTCCGGGCCGACCCGCAGGTGCAGGGGATCGTCGGCGCCTATGCGCGACAGGGCCTCGCGCAGTGGGTCGTTGACGTCGACGTTGGTCGTGCCGTGTCCCACCTCGCCGCCGTCGAGGCCCGCCTCCAGCACGTCCAGGCGGGCGTACACCCCGCCGCAGCCGGAGAAGGACTCGAAGCGGAGCCGGTCGCCGTTGCCCGTCACCACCGGGTCCAGTGAGGCGCGCAACTGCGGCTGGTAGTAGCGGGCGGCGGCCACGTCGGCCACCGCGAGCAGCGCCGCCGACGCCTTCTGGGGCGATGTCAGGAAACCCGCGAAGAACCGGGGATGGTCCACCGTCCCGGACGGGGTCGCCCCCTGGGAGGTCTCCAGTCCCAGGCGCTGTCCGCCCGCGGAGGAATCCAGCACGGAGGGTCGTCGATAGGCCACGGCCTGCACAGATCGCGTCATGGGAAAACCGTAGGGACGACCACTGACAACGTGCTCCCACCTGCGGAAACCTCCCTGTGGGAGGAGAGGTTGGCAGGTGCCGGGAGCGGACGGGGCGTCACCGCGACGGCGGGGAGGGGCGATCCGGCCCGAGCCGCCCACCCGGCACGCGTCGAGTGGAGCAGCGGATGGCCGTGAGGGGACGTGGAGGGAAACGCGTCGACGCGGACTGGCGCCGATCGGCACGGACTGACGTCGATCGGCGCGGACCGAAGCGGATCGGCACGGTCCGTGGCGGGTCGGCACGGTCCGTGGCGTCGACGCGCGCCCCCAGCGCGCCGCCCCGCCCCGACACCCTCCCTGCGCCCGCGCCCCGCCTACAGCCCGCCCGCTCCGGCCGCCGCCGGCCGCGCCCCGGCGGCGCCCGTGTCCCCGCCCGCCCGGCTGCCGTCCAGCACCACGCGGGTGACCAGCGCCGGGTCGTCGCTCATCGGGACGTGGCCGCAGCCGCGCAGCCGCACCAGCCGCGCCCGCGGGATCAGGTGCTTCGCCCGCACCCCCTGTCGCGGCAGCAGCAGCCGGTCCCGGTCGCCCCACGCGACGGTGACCGGGATGCCCGGCAGGACGCCGGTGAAGCGGACGTCCCGCCCCGAGCGCAGCGTCTGCGCGAAGCCCTCGGCACCGGCCAGCGCCAACGTCTCGGCGACCACCGCCTCCGGCGCGCGCTGCCCGGGACGGGCGTAGATCGTGCTGGTCAGGGCGGTGCGCCCGGGGGCCGTGCGGGACAGCCGCTCGACCAGGGGCAACGGCATGCTCCGTGCGGCGTACCGCATCCCGCGCAGCACGCCGAAGGCGTAGCGCCGCTCGGCGGGCGACCAGAAACCGGCCGGGGACAGGGCCGTCACCGACCGGGCGAGTCCGGCGC
This genomic window contains:
- a CDS encoding GNAT family N-acetyltransferase; translated protein: MTVVTDVVTHAVEYGPGVPVMLVASVLALLATAACSARRARRRRSARPTDGTGGADTGGARSGPGSRTVDRTEPLPARPATGTTASAHATADTAPAHTGARHGSADGAGAGGGVLWRMRTTVRDTPGSLAALCAALADRGVDILSLQTHPLAEGTVDEFLLRAPGTLSGAGLARVASVAGGSDTWTERADAHDLVDTPARVLGLAARTALDSTELPLALRQLIGRCGIRTRPAPVSGEPDVPEEGEFGETVLRLRAPDGGVIRVERPHPPFTPAEFARARALVALDARLGPRAPAGREATALPRSGATLGRAGAQDLDAAKAMHGRCSARTLGLRYHGPAGDADRYLRHLLGPHHGRSVAARTGPGRIVALGHLLWDGDETEVALLVEDEWQRRGIGRALLARLVEMAVEAGCASVYAVTRASNTGMVAAMRGLGLPLDYRVEEGTLVLTARLDAVPAPPRLPYGERVGRD
- a CDS encoding DUF6493 family protein, with the protein product MTTAAKATPTTAAPAPVAAAVLDAVRAGRTTEVVRLLDGMTDPERRALFPALKELRGELRAARWSAEVRRAHPALHAAGAACQTGAVAVSSWLAASDMRWSQARPAVLIDILGDREPRWLADVVRRLAARPFTARVPYELMSGLARLSGAPIPTTDAYVRAWVDSVNRAGRRDDTLLDRLRAEPRLRELVAALFRTDGLGSWLDWPSGDGPDTWIGSLYRLVADGTLDRAATVDACVARLLRGGNLVDQRVFLRLLRELALTREEERGRISDWLALASDGPAPVAAHAQAVLGALALDGEVSPRHLTELTEAVLFRPERKLVRAQLVLLGKVLTRDPAAAGEVLPAVAQVFGHEDSDLQERALKLVERHLGEAAAPELRAGLAEAAGGLVPALRTRAARALGVTPAAQEPAGHTEVLPPVPRPVRLAPAPGSAVELAEEIGALLASGGDVATFERALDGLVRHAHRDREELLSALEPVISRRWWAGPRRFRDRHEVASSFERRHVPLDSGGGFDLLLATLTGAARIRRQPSPDTACPHGSLARPFEARLEEIARRLIDDPLPLLLATPSWGTGVLEPGELVDRLETCRRLGTRIAPVDFGQALLRVRRADRTAAGAAAERAAALGTEEGTRLAAWLTAPEGPLPRVTRLTHDTRVLVETEAATGLPDNLPEPLSLLRAPLGASLARGYCYHWYSGARQHWLGLLPEQPELVAARMLRDLSMAAVDDERGPCSILPRLVEAEGAAGESVHLCLAYGLGARHAEDRLAGVDALLVLAARGGLDHARLGADLGELVRSGAVKPLRAADALRTAAATGAHRTVWLVLRRALPGLLADLDASVPARGLGDLLAVAAECAERTGARGDLPHLARAADRRGASRLVTQARRLRHALTDGAPAGGARAEEVAAV
- a CDS encoding SWIM zinc finger family protein, with protein sequence MTRSVQAVAYRRPSVLDSSAGGQRLGLETSQGATPSGTVDHPRFFAGFLTSPQKASAALLAVADVAAARYYQPQLRASLDPVVTGNGDRLRFESFSGCGGVYARLDVLEAGLDGGEVGHGTTNVDVNDPLREALSRIGADDPLHLRVGPEELAVTTLDGPVVEKKVPLPDRWLRGFAEAQVIAAGFDLRAELDAAEAVRFLRSLPGGGKSTAAAPRWVVPSGRTLRPTTRAVPGAVCLPGPERLVALRRALRHATSLRVYGPRTTPGSAATASAWELVLPGMRLTLTVSPDASRGFSGEGGVLDALATDEAADDAELVSVLLAWEPRIDIADLATASGLRAERVRAALVRLGTSGRVGYDPAEAAYFHRELPYDAGRVERHNPRLRSAQALVAAGAVTLDGAVGTVTAEDGHVHRVREAGGVLTCSCLWWATYRGGRGPCKHALAVRMARRGAAARKTAIGTGENA
- a CDS encoding alpha/beta fold hydrolase; translated protein: MSATLSFTVPSAHGPRPVTLSHTRVGSGEPLLLLHGIGHHRQAWDPVAGALASEREVISVDLPGCGDSPALPHGLDYDLPTVTAVLGAFCEAAGVARPHVAGNSLGGLLALELGGAGLARSVTALSPAGFWSPAERRYAFGVLRGMRYAARSMPLPLVERLSRTAPGRTALTSTIYARPGQRAPEAVVAETLALAGAEGFAQTLRSGRDVRFTGVLPGIPVTVAWGDRDRLLLPRQGVRAKHLIPRARLVRLRGCGHVPMSDDPALVTRVVLDGSRAGGDTGAAGARPAAAGAGGL